A stretch of DNA from Salmo trutta chromosome 12, fSalTru1.1, whole genome shotgun sequence:
gGTGTTCCTTTCCTTGGGGCGATGCCAGGACAGATGCTCGGTCCAGGACGGGACACCAGGAGCGCCAGGAACTCCAGGCCGGGATGGACGACAAGGAGCAAAGGGAGAAAAAGGAGAGCCAGgtaacagagagatggagggattggagaggagggagaggagggagaagggagaagagagaagagagaagagagaagggagaggaggagagagagaagggagaaaaggagagggagaagagaaggagaggaagggagaggaagaaacAGCATGTTACATAACCTGTCAGCAAAGAGGACTGTGTGGTTAGTGTGATCAGGGTCTGTTACAGTGGGTCTGTTACAGTGGGTCTGTTACAGTGGGTCTGTTACAGTGGGTCTGTTACAGTGGGGTGGCCAGGGTCTGTTACAGTGGGTCTGTTACAGTGGGGTGGCCAGGGTCTGTTACAGTGGGTCTGTTACAGTGGGTCTGTTACAGTGGGTCTGTTACAGTGGGTCTGTTACAGTGGGGTGGCCAGGGTCTGTTACAGTGGGTCTGTTACAGTGGGTCTGTTACAGTGGGTCTGTTACAGTGGGTCTGTTACAGTGGGGTGGCCAGGGTCTGTTACAGTGGGGTGGCCAGGGTCTGTTACAGTGGGTCTGTTACAGTGGGTCTGTTACAGTGGGTCTGTTACAGTGGGTCTGTGGTATTGATCCCTCATCTTCCTCCCAGCGCTGCAGCTGGATGAGGTGTTGCCTCGTGCACTGAAAGGGACGAAGGGTAGCCGGGGGGTTCCGGGGGACATGGGGCCTAAAGGCTTAAGTGGAGATCTGGGACCTGAGGGTCCCTCTGGGCCCCCTGGTCCCCCTGGCCTCCCAGGGAGTGGCGGGGGCCAATCCCGTCAACACCGCGCGGCCTTCTCCGTGTCCCGGACAGACGTCTCCTACCCCCCTTACAAACGAACCGTGACCTATAACTCCGCCATCACAAGCAGCAGCATGATCGGTTTGAACTCTGGAAAGTTCACCTGCAGCATACCTGGAGTCTACTACTTTGTCTTCCACTCAGAGGCCAAGGTAGGCAGACAAACAGGtattacacagacagacagacacacagacaggtattacatagacagacagacacacagacagacaagtattacataaacagacagacagacaaacaggtattagacagacagacagacagacagacagacagacaggcaggcaggcagacagacagacagacagacagacagacagacagacagacagacagacagacagacagacagacagacagacagacagacagacagacaggtattacTCTCTCTTTCGACATCttgtaaaactgtgtgtgtgtgtgtgtgtgtgtgtgtgtgtgtgtgtgtgtgtgtgtgtgtgtgtgtgtgtgtgtgtgtgtgtgtgtgtgtgtgtgtgtgtaggtgggcaTGTGTCTATATCTGAACAGTGACGTGCTGGGAGAGAGGAAGCTAGGTTTCTGTGACTACAACGACAGAGCCACTACCCAGGTATGGTTACTATGACAACACCAGCTAGGGTTACTATGACAACACCAAGTAGGGACTGATTTCACCAAATTGGGTTACTATGACGACACCAGGTTGGGTTACTATGACGACACCAGGTTGGGTTACTATGACGACACCAGGTTGGGTTACTATGACGACACCAGGTTGGGTTACTATGACGAAACCTGGGTAAAGAGTTTTAGAATGTTAACTAATCAATTTCAGTATCAACCGTATACAGCTTTAACAACATATATTGCTATGAAGCCAAATATCTTAACACTATTTTATCGTTAATTCCATGATGTGTAGGTTCTGTCAGGAGGTGTGGTGTTGGACCTATCACACGGCAACAAGGTGGGAACCATCCTCCATACTAACCAATCAGCACAGAGTATCATTCATATTAACCAATCACCACACAGCATCCTCCTAACTAACCAATCACCACACAGCATCCTCcataccagtggttcccaaactttttatagtcccgtatcccttcaaacattcaacctccagctgtacccctctctagcaccagggtcagcgcactctcaaatgttgttttttgccatcattgtaatcctgccgcacacacactacacaatacatttattaaacataagaatgagtgtgagtttttgtcacaaccggctcgtgggaagtgacagagctcttataggaccagggcacaaataattatataataataataattttgctctttatttaaccatctctttatttaaccatcttacatataaaaccttatttgttcatcacaAATGGtgaataacattttttttacattttacattttagtcatttagcagacgcccttatccagagcgacttacagtagtgaatgcatacatttcatacattatttttctgtgctggccccccgtgggaattgaacccacaaccctggtgttgcaaacaccatgctctaccaactgagctacagggaaggctaactcaccacaggttaatgttaagggtgtgcttgaaaggatgcacataactctgcaatg
This window harbors:
- the c1qa gene encoding complement C1q subcomponent subunit A isoform X2, translated to MTSGYSLSVVCVAVFLSLGRCQDRCSVQDGTPGAPGTPGRDGRQGAKGEKGEPALQLDEVLPRALKGTKGSRGVPGDMGPKGLSGDLGPEGPSGPPGPPGLPGSGGGQSRQHRAAFSVSRTDVSYPPYKRTVTYNSAITSSSMIGLNSGKFTCSIPGVYYFVFHSEAKVGMCLYLNSDVLGERKLGFCDYNDRATTQVLSGGVVLDLSHGNKVWLEPFKDEQPENVKDDRKDKKIVFNGFLLFPTKK
- the c1qa gene encoding complement C1q subcomponent subunit A isoform X1, which encodes MLINNTGFLRMTSGYSLSVVCVAVFLSLGRCQDRCSVQDGTPGAPGTPGRDGRQGAKGEKGEPALQLDEVLPRALKGTKGSRGVPGDMGPKGLSGDLGPEGPSGPPGPPGLPGSGGGQSRQHRAAFSVSRTDVSYPPYKRTVTYNSAITSSSMIGLNSGKFTCSIPGVYYFVFHSEAKVGMCLYLNSDVLGERKLGFCDYNDRATTQVLSGGVVLDLSHGNKVWLEPFKDEQPENVKDDRKDKKIVFNGFLLFPTKK